In one window of Brassica rapa cultivar Chiifu-401-42 chromosome A07, CAAS_Brap_v3.01, whole genome shotgun sequence DNA:
- the LOC103828685 gene encoding 9-cis-epoxycarotenoid dioxygenase NCED6, chloroplastic — translation MLLHVYNAKYHSLHSDLATMQHSLRSNLLPPETSSRFHLRPQIKHANITKSQLLINNPFKKTTKPPDFPPLLTSPATSPPSPVKLKPTHHHLNPLQKLAASMLDKIESSLVVPMEQNHPLPKPTDPSIQLSGNFAPVNECPVQNGLEVIGNIPPCLRGVYIRNGANPMFPPLGGHHLFDGDGMIHAVSIGSDNRVSYSCRYTKTNRLVQEAELGRSVFPKPIGELHGHSGLARLALFAARAEIGLVDATRGMGVANAGVVYFNGRLLAMSEDDLPYHVKINGHGDLETIGRFQFDEQIDCPVIAHPKVDPTTGDLHTLSYNVLKKPHLKYLKFDTCGKKTRDLDITLEQPTMIHDFAITENFVVIPDQQMVFKLSEMIRGGSPVIYDKEKMSRFGVLSKQDPTGSSVNWVDVPDCFCFHLWNAWEEIAEDGDPVIVVIGSCMNPPDTIFSESGEPTRIELTEIRLNLRTKESNRKVIVTGMNLEAGQVNRNFLGRKTRFVYLAVADPWPRCSGIAKVDLENGTVIQFKYGPGRFGGEPYFVADGEGEDEGYVMGFVRDEERDESEFVVVDASEMKQVAAVRLPERVPYGFHGTFVSENQLKEQV, via the coding sequence ATGCTCCTTCATGTTTACAATGCAAAATATCATTCACTCCACTCTGACCTCGCCACCATGCAACACTCTCTCCGCTCCAATCTTCTTCCGCCGGAAACATCCTCACGTTTTCATTTACGCCCACAAATCAAGCATGCAAATATTACTAAGTCCCAACTTCTCATTAATAACCCTTTcaagaaaacaacaaaacctCCAGACTTCCCTCCTCTCCTCACTTCACCGGCGACGTCACCTCCGTCTCCGGTTAAGCTCAAGCCGACCCATCATCACTTAAACCCTCTCCAGAAGCTAGCAGCTTCCATGCTCGACAAAATCGAGTCCTCCCTCGTTGTACCAATGGAACAAAACCACCCGCTACCTAAACCGACCGATCCATCTATTCAATTATCTGGAAATTTCGCTCCCGTTAATGAATGTCCGGTTCAAAACGGTTTAGAAGTCATCGGTAATATTCCTCCTTGTCTACGTGGAGTCTACATCCGTAACGGCGCTAATCCTATGTTTCCGCCGTTAGGTGGACACCATTTGTTTGACGGTGACGGAATGATTCACGCAGTTAGCATCGGTTCTGATAACCGGGTTAGTTACAGCTGCCGGTACACTAAAACAAACCGGCTTGTTCAGGAAGCCGAGCTTGGCCGGTCGGTTTTCCCTAAACCCATCGGCGAGCTTCACGGTCACTCGGGTTTGGCTCGACTCGCTTTATTCGCCGCTCGAGCTGAGATTGGTCTTGTGGACGCGACACGTGGCATGGGTGTAGCTAACGCCGGCGTCGTTTACTTTAACGGAAGATTATTAGCCATGTCAGAGGATGATCTCCCTTACCACGTGAAGATCAACGGCCATGGAGATCTCGAGACGATCGGACGGTTCCAATTCGATGAACAGATTGATTGTCCAGTAATAGCGCATCCTAAAGTGGACCCTACCACAGGAGATCTTCACACGCTGAGTTACAACGTTTTGAAGAAACCTCATCTCAAATATCTTAAATTCGACACGTGCGGGAAAAAGACACGTGACCTTGACATCACACTCGAGCAACCCACGATGATTCACGATTTTGCAATAACCGAAAATTTTGTCGTGATCCCAGATCAGCAAATGGTATTCAAATTATCCGAAATGATTCGGGGCGGGTCACCGGTTATCTACGACAAAGAGAAGATGTCCAGATTCGGGGTTTTGTCAAAACAGGATCCGACCGGGTCGAGTGTAAATTGGGTCGATGTACCCGACTGCTTCTGTTTCCATCTATGGAACGCGTGGGAAGAGATAGCCGAGGACGGTGACCCGGTTATCGTCGTCATTGGGTCGTGCATGAACCCGCCCGATACGATTTTCAGCGAATCTGGAGAACCGACTCGGATTGAATTAACTGAAATACGGTTAAACCTGCGGACAAAAGAATCGAACCGGAAGGTTATTGTAACCGGGATGAATTTAGAAGCGGGTCAAGTAAACCGGAATTTCCTGGGCCGAAAAACCCGGTTCGTTTATTTAGCGGTAGCGGATCCTTGGCCGAGATGCAGTGGCATCGCAAAAGTTGATTTAGAGAACGGAACCGTTATCCAATTCAAATACGGACCGGGCCGGTTCGGCGGCGAACCGTATTTCGTAGCGGACGGAGAAGGAGAAGACGAAGGGTATGTAATGGGGTTTGTGAGGGACGAAGAGAGAGATGAGTCGGAGTTTGTGGTAGTTGACGCATCGGAGATGAAGCAAGTAGCGGCCGTGCGACTACCGGAGAGAGTACCGTACGGTTTCCACGGAACGTTCGTGAGCGAGAATCAGTTGAAGGAACAAGTTTAA